A genomic region of Desulfosarcina ovata subsp. ovata contains the following coding sequences:
- a CDS encoding GlsB/YeaQ/YmgE family stress response membrane protein — protein sequence MDKSLKQLQLISILIHWMPNAILIGIAGAFVGGFIGSLLGLGTVTGFNIGSFLLAIGGALLLLVLYRVIKKK from the coding sequence ATGGATAAAAGCTTAAAGCAATTGCAATTAATCTCAATCTTGATACATTGGATGCCAAATGCTATCTTGATCGGCATAGCAGGTGCTTTTGTGGGTGGTTTTATCGGATCACTTCTTGGGCTTGGAACAGTTACCGGATTTAATATAGGAAGTTTCTTGCTGGCTATCGGTGGCGCTCTCCTCCTTTTGGTTCTGTACCGTGTGATAAAGAAGAAATAG
- a CDS encoding patatin-like phospholipase family protein: MATTNEKTVSLVLGSGGARGLAHIGVIHWLEENQFQIQSIAGASIGAVIGGIYAAGKLGEYEQWVCSITKVDIVKLLDLSWEKSGLVKGDKLINTLINLVGRQLIEDLPISYTAISTDLKGQKEIWIKSGSLFDAMRASFAIPLLFTPFKYKGIDLVDGGILNPVPIAPTFGDRTDMTIAVHLGGPAESIEKLSAITCAPTLPSSSFREKINHFISHLEGSVTNRSSRDWGVYDIAIQAFEAMQNTIARQKLAAYPPDIVIEIARNACRTLEFDRASEMIELGYRKAEECIPQAVSVTKVEH; this comes from the coding sequence ATGGCAACAACAAATGAGAAAACCGTATCTTTGGTTCTTGGGAGCGGGGGTGCGCGAGGTCTGGCCCATATTGGCGTAATTCACTGGCTTGAAGAAAATCAATTCCAAATACAATCAATCGCCGGAGCCTCAATTGGTGCAGTAATAGGGGGTATATATGCAGCCGGAAAACTTGGTGAATATGAGCAGTGGGTGTGTTCGATAACGAAAGTCGACATCGTCAAATTGCTGGATCTCTCGTGGGAAAAAAGCGGACTGGTCAAAGGTGACAAACTCATCAACACACTAATCAATCTTGTGGGTAGGCAATTAATCGAAGATCTTCCCATTTCATATACTGCAATTTCTACTGATTTAAAGGGCCAAAAGGAAATTTGGATAAAGTCGGGTAGTCTTTTTGATGCTATGAGGGCGTCTTTCGCAATACCTCTTCTCTTCACTCCATTTAAGTACAAAGGAATCGATCTTGTTGATGGAGGAATATTAAATCCCGTTCCTATTGCGCCGACGTTTGGTGATAGGACGGACATGACCATTGCTGTCCATCTGGGCGGCCCCGCAGAGAGTATAGAAAAGCTGAGTGCCATAACTTGTGCTCCAACACTCCCGTCCTCCTCGTTTCGTGAAAAGATCAATCATTTCATTAGCCACCTCGAAGGATCCGTGACAAACAGGAGTTCTCGAGACTGGGGGGTATACGATATCGCCATTCAGGCGTTTGAGGCTATGCAGAACACCATAGCACGCCAGAAGCTTGCTGCTTATCCACCAGACATTGTCATAGAAATCGCCAGGAATGCATGCCGTACATTAGAATTTGATAGGGCCTCCGAGATGATTGAACTGGGATACAGAAAGGCGGAAGAGTGCATACCTCAAGCTGTGTCAGTCACCAAGGTGGAACACTGA
- a CDS encoding glycerophosphodiester phosphodiesterase → MNIDHLPTPLYIAHRGLRARFPENTLPAFMGAGDAGAQMIELDVTLSRDRRLVVIHDDTVDRTTNGRGAVSTLTLAELSQLDAGSWFDPRFRYARLPTLAQVLEAVRGRLLVNIEIKPEAFEPDGPDNAVERQVLDLAHREQMCDAVLISSFEWRMLENIRKRDDRIALGLLSERSADDRLRDWYGRLQAFSWHPDYRVLTRPQVEEFHRLGARVFPYAVDGAIDTLGMLAMGVDGLIVDDPKQMKE, encoded by the coding sequence ATGAATATCGATCACTTGCCAACGCCTTTGTATATCGCCCACCGGGGGCTTCGCGCCCGTTTTCCCGAGAACACCCTGCCCGCTTTTATGGGGGCCGGTGATGCCGGCGCCCAGATGATCGAGTTGGATGTCACCCTCTCCCGGGACCGCCGGTTGGTGGTGATCCATGACGATACAGTGGACCGTACCACCAATGGCCGCGGGGCGGTCAGCACGTTGACCCTGGCCGAGCTTTCGCAGCTGGATGCGGGCAGCTGGTTCGACCCGCGTTTCCGTTATGCACGGTTGCCCACCCTGGCCCAGGTACTGGAGGCGGTTCGTGGCCGGCTGCTGGTGAATATCGAGATCAAACCGGAGGCCTTTGAACCGGATGGCCCCGACAATGCGGTGGAGCGCCAGGTGCTCGATCTGGCGCATCGCGAGCAGATGTGCGATGCGGTTCTGATTTCCAGTTTCGAGTGGCGGATGCTGGAAAATATCCGTAAGCGAGACGACCGGATCGCCCTGGGACTGCTTTCGGAACGGTCTGCCGACGACCGCTTGCGCGACTGGTACGGGCGCCTCCAGGCCTTTTCGTGGCATCCGGACTACCGGGTGCTGACCCGGCCACAGGTGGAAGAATTCCACCGGCTGGGCGCGCGGGTGTTTCCCTATGCCGTGGACGGAGCGATCGATACCCTCGGCATGCTGGCGATGGGGGTGGACGGGCTGATTGTTGACGATCCCAAACAGATGAAGGAGTAA
- the ltrA gene encoding group II intron reverse transcriptase/maturase: MNIKPQQMEMFVASRLAESLGGREQLLELILERRNVLRAMNQVVANKGAPGVDGMKTNHLKGYLKRHWPKIKQDLLNGDYRPLPVRRKEIDKPDGGVRLLGIPTVLDRLIQQTIAQVLEQIWDPTFSEYSYGFRPGRSAHDAVLQAKGYLLDGYTHVVDMDLSKFFDRVNHDRLLSRLATRVRDKRVLKLIRRYLTAGTMIGGLVSPSIEGTPQGGPLSPLLSNIVLDELDKELEKRGHQFVRYADDFRIYCKSRKAAERVNKSITKFITAKLKLKVNEEKSAVSRPWLRKFLGFTFISMCGQTKIRIHRKTISRFKERVRELTNRNQGRSLSQIIKDLNQYLIGWWNYYRLTEARHLFKSLNGWIIRRLRCVVWKQWKNPRTKVRNLKKLGIAHKDAMLCGNARKKYWRMSKVKWVIFALPNRYFFERGLFLPAQ, from the coding sequence ATGAACATAAAGCCACAGCAGATGGAAATGTTTGTAGCGTCGCGGCTTGCCGAAAGTCTGGGAGGCAGAGAGCAGTTGTTGGAGTTGATTCTCGAACGACGTAATGTGCTCAGAGCAATGAACCAGGTCGTTGCCAATAAAGGCGCCCCGGGTGTGGACGGCATGAAAACCAACCACTTGAAAGGGTACCTGAAAAGGCACTGGCCGAAGATCAAGCAGGACCTGCTAAATGGGGATTATCGTCCCTTACCGGTCAGAAGGAAGGAGATCGACAAACCGGATGGCGGTGTCCGCCTGCTTGGTATCCCCACGGTATTGGACCGCCTTATCCAACAGACGATAGCTCAGGTATTGGAGCAGATCTGGGACCCGACCTTTTCTGAGTACAGCTACGGATTCAGACCAGGACGATCAGCCCATGACGCTGTCCTACAAGCCAAAGGCTATCTGCTGGACGGGTACACCCACGTGGTTGACATGGATTTGTCCAAGTTTTTTGACCGAGTTAACCACGACCGGCTTTTAAGCCGGCTGGCCACCAGGGTCCGGGACAAACGGGTCTTGAAATTGATCCGCCGGTACCTTACGGCCGGAACGATGATCGGGGGGCTTGTCAGTCCCAGCATAGAAGGAACGCCCCAGGGTGGTCCTCTGTCGCCGTTGCTCTCCAACATCGTACTCGATGAACTGGATAAGGAATTGGAGAAGCGGGGTCACCAATTCGTCAGGTATGCTGACGACTTCAGGATCTACTGCAAAAGCCGGAAAGCCGCCGAGCGTGTGAACAAGAGCATCACGAAGTTCATCACCGCGAAGCTCAAGCTCAAGGTGAACGAGGAGAAAAGCGCAGTGAGCCGACCATGGCTCCGCAAATTCCTGGGATTTACCTTTATCAGTATGTGTGGACAGACCAAGATCCGGATCCACCGGAAAACAATTTCACGTTTCAAGGAGCGAGTCCGGGAACTGACGAACCGTAATCAAGGGAGAAGTCTGAGCCAGATTATCAAAGATCTGAATCAGTACCTGATTGGCTGGTGGAACTATTATCGCCTGACAGAAGCCAGGCACCTGTTCAAGTCACTCAATGGCTGGATCATCCGCCGGCTGCGGTGCGTTGTCTGGAAACAATGGAAAAACCCCAGGACCAAGGTCCGAAACCTCAAAAAGCTTGGCATTGCGCATAAGGACGCCATGCTTTGCGGTAACGCCCGCAAAAAGTACTGGCGCATGAGCAAGGTCAAGTGGGTGATATTTGCTCTACCAAACCGTTACTTCTTCGAACGAGGACTATTCCTGCCTGCTCAATAA
- a CDS encoding tyrosine-type recombinase/integrase, with protein sequence MSELRQKMIRAMELKDFSPRTQQSYLSAVEGLSKFHRKSPDRLTQTEIEDYVLHLKDEGKSASTRNVIISGMKFFYQHTLINSEIALNMPSRRKPKILPEVLSREQVRMIIDTPADLKHRLILMTAYSGGLRVSEVAALKVKSIDSARMVIRVYQGKGMKDRDTLLSKKLLEELRGYWKVYRPTDWLFYGKRRDTPMSITSIQRMYRRAKSDAGITKGKGIHCLRHCFATHLLEAGYDVRKIQLLMGHRSLSTTMVYLHVSRNGLAKVQSPLDFIEEPEQQAPPWEDDDESNQ encoded by the coding sequence ATGTCTGAACTACGTCAAAAGATGATCCGGGCAATGGAACTTAAGGATTTCTCACCGAGGACTCAGCAATCCTATTTGTCTGCTGTTGAAGGCCTATCAAAATTTCATCGGAAGTCACCGGATCGTCTAACGCAAACAGAAATCGAAGACTACGTGCTTCACCTTAAAGATGAAGGGAAGAGCGCAAGCACACGCAATGTTATCATTTCCGGGATGAAGTTTTTCTACCAGCATACACTGATAAACAGCGAAATCGCATTGAATATGCCAAGTCGTCGTAAACCAAAAATCCTACCTGAAGTTCTCAGTAGAGAGCAGGTTCGCATGATCATCGATACTCCGGCGGATCTTAAGCATCGGCTGATATTGATGACGGCTTATTCTGGAGGGCTTCGAGTCAGTGAAGTGGCAGCACTGAAAGTCAAAAGCATCGACAGTGCACGGATGGTGATCCGGGTCTATCAGGGCAAAGGCATGAAAGACCGCGATACGCTGCTTTCTAAAAAACTGCTGGAGGAACTACGGGGCTATTGGAAGGTCTATCGCCCGACAGATTGGCTGTTTTACGGTAAACGTCGCGACACTCCCATGAGCATCACATCGATTCAGAGAATGTACCGCCGTGCCAAGAGCGACGCCGGCATCACCAAGGGCAAGGGCATTCATTGCCTTCGCCATTGCTTTGCCACTCATCTGCTGGAAGCCGGCTATGATGTGCGCAAAATACAGCTTCTCATGGGGCATCGCTCGTTGTCCACCACCATGGTCTATCTTCACGTTTCCAGAAACGGGTTGGCCAAGGTCCAGAGCCCGCTGGATTTCATCGAAGAGCCGGAACAACAGGCGCCGCCGTGGGAGGATGACGATGAATCCAATCAATAA
- the ltrA gene encoding group II intron reverse transcriptase/maturase: MNIKPQQMEMFVASRLAESLGGREQLLELILERRNVLRAMNQVVANKGAPGVDGMKTNHLKGYLKRHWPKIKQDLLNGDYRPLPVRRKEIDKPDGGVRLLGIPTVLDRLIQQTIAQVLEQIWDPTFSEYSYGFRPGRSAHDAVLQAKGYLLDGYTHVVDMDLSKFFDRVNHDRLLSRLATRVRDKRVLKLIRRYLTAGTMIGGLVSPSIEGTPQGGPLSPLLSNIVLDELDKELEKRGHQFVRYADDFRIYCKSRKAAERVNKSITKFITAKLKLKVNEEKSAVSRPWLRKFLGFTFISMCGQTKIRIHRKTISRFKERVRELTNRNQGRSLSQIIKDLNQYLIGWWNYYRLTEARHLFKSLNGWIIRRLRCVVWKQWKNPRTKVRNLKKLGIAHKDAMLCGNARKKYWRMSKVKWVIFALPNRYFFERGLFLPAQ, from the coding sequence ATGAACATAAAGCCACAGCAGATGGAAATGTTTGTAGCGTCGCGGCTTGCCGAAAGTCTGGGAGGCAGAGAGCAGTTGTTGGAGTTGATTCTCGAACGACGTAATGTGCTCAGAGCAATGAACCAGGTCGTTGCCAATAAAGGCGCCCCGGGTGTGGACGGCATGAAAACCAACCACTTGAAAGGGTACCTGAAAAGGCACTGGCCGAAGATCAAGCAGGACCTGCTAAATGGGGATTATCGTCCCTTACCGGTCAGAAGGAAGGAGATCGACAAACCGGATGGCGGTGTCCGCCTGCTTGGTATCCCCACGGTATTGGACCGCCTTATCCAACAGACGATAGCTCAGGTATTGGAGCAGATCTGGGACCCGACCTTTTCTGAGTACAGCTACGGATTCAGACCAGGACGATCAGCCCATGACGCTGTCCTACAAGCCAAAGGCTATCTGCTGGACGGGTACACCCACGTGGTTGACATGGATTTGTCCAAGTTTTTTGACCGAGTTAACCACGACCGGCTTTTAAGCCGGCTGGCCACCAGGGTCCGGGACAAACGGGTCTTGAAATTGATCCGCCGGTACCTTACGGCCGGAACGATGATCGGGGGGCTTGTCAGTCCCAGCATAGAAGGAACGCCCCAGGGTGGTCCTCTGTCGCCGTTGCTCTCCAACATCGTACTCGATGAACTGGATAAGGAATTGGAGAAGCGGGGTCACCAATTCGTCAGGTATGCTGACGACTTCAGGATCTACTGCAAAAGCCGGAAAGCCGCCGAGCGTGTGAACAAGAGCATCACGAAGTTCATCACCGCGAAGCTCAAGCTCAAGGTGAACGAGGAGAAAAGCGCAGTGAGCCGACCATGGCTCCGCAAATTCCTGGGATTTACCTTTATCAGTATGTGTGGACAGACCAAGATCCGGATCCACCGGAAAACAATTTCACGTTTCAAGGAGCGAGTCCGGGAACTGACGAACCGTAATCAAGGGAGAAGTCTGAGCCAGATTATCAAAGATCTGAATCAGTACCTGATTGGCTGGTGGAACTATTATCGCCTGACAGAAGCCAGGCACCTGTTCAAGTCACTCAATGGCTGGATCATCCGCCGGCTGCGGTGCGTTGTCTGGAAACAATGGAAAAACCCCAGGACCAAGGTCCGAAACCTCAAAAAGCTTGGCATTGCGCATAAGGACGCCATGCTTTGCGGTAACGCCCGCAAAAAGTACTGGCGCATGAGCAAGGTCAAGTGGGTGATATTTGCTCTACCAAACCGTTACTTCTTCGAACGAGGACTATTCCTGCCTGCTCA
- a CDS encoding transposase, with product MPRKARIDAPGALQHIILRGINRRKIFFDDFDRDHFLDRLGGILADSKTPCYAWALMTNHTHLLLRTGTVPIATVMRRLLTGYAVSFNRRHRRSGHLFQNRYKSILCEEDPYLLELVRYIHLNPLRAGIVDEIKALNIYPYCGHSIIMGNVIHGFHNIDYVLNLFGEKIAQARRHYLEFVKKGISQGRRPDLTGGGLVRSAGGWAALRTIRKGESRMKGDERILGQGDFVDSVLQAAQENLDRKYMLRSRGYDFQWLVERVTGLFGLTSKELLTGGKQRKTVMARSVLCYWATRELGMSAVAISKRLNIAASTASESAARGLRIVEEQGFKLSDEVI from the coding sequence ATGCCACGGAAAGCCCGCATAGACGCCCCCGGAGCGCTGCAGCACATCATTTTAAGGGGAATCAATCGCAGAAAGATCTTTTTCGACGATTTTGACCGGGATCATTTTTTGGATCGGCTTGGAGGTATCCTGGCCGATAGCAAAACACCATGTTATGCGTGGGCATTGATGACAAATCACACCCACCTGTTATTGAGGACTGGAACCGTTCCCATCGCCACGGTGATGCGCAGGCTGTTGACCGGTTACGCGGTGAGTTTTAACCGGCGACATCGGCGATCTGGACACTTGTTTCAGAATCGCTACAAGTCGATTTTGTGCGAGGAAGATCCCTACCTATTGGAACTGGTGCGCTATATTCACCTCAATCCTTTGCGGGCCGGCATTGTCGATGAAATAAAGGCGTTGAATATCTACCCTTACTGTGGTCATAGCATAATAATGGGCAACGTCATCCATGGATTTCATAATATCGATTACGTATTGAATCTTTTTGGCGAAAAGATTGCGCAGGCCAGAAGACACTATCTTGAATTCGTAAAAAAGGGGATCTCGCAAGGCCGCCGACCCGATTTAACAGGAGGCGGATTGGTGCGAAGCGCCGGAGGATGGGCCGCATTAAGAACAATACGTAAAGGCGAAAGCCGGATGAAGGGGGATGAGCGCATCCTAGGTCAGGGAGATTTCGTCGATAGCGTATTGCAAGCCGCCCAGGAGAATTTGGACCGTAAATATATGCTCCGGTCGCGAGGATACGATTTTCAATGGTTGGTAGAGCGGGTGACCGGCTTGTTCGGCCTCACGTCAAAGGAGCTGTTGACTGGTGGAAAACAACGCAAAACGGTAATGGCGCGCAGCGTGTTGTGCTATTGGGCGACGCGGGAACTTGGGATGAGCGCGGTGGCGATATCAAAACGACTGAACATCGCTGCCTCGACGGCCAGCGAGTCCGCGGCGAGGGGCCTGCGGATTGTCGAAGAGCAAGGGTTTAAACTTTCAGATGAGGTTATCTGA
- a CDS encoding transposase zinc-binding domain-containing protein: protein MNPINNYPQPANRQVEVADILRCHIGDYLKRYNMPPEHYRVVYDILNCRTAYLGGHVEMCDQCGAERILYPSLSLFSGKLLKNRVFYYI from the coding sequence ATGAATCCAATCAATAATTATCCTCAACCAGCAAACCGACAGGTGGAAGTGGCGGATATTTTGCGCTGCCACATCGGTGACTATCTCAAAAGATACAATATGCCGCCGGAGCATTACAGGGTCGTATACGACATTTTAAATTGCCGGACCGCTTACCTTGGCGGGCACGTTGAAATGTGCGATCAATGCGGAGCCGAACGCATCCTTTACCCATCTTTGTCACTTTTTTCCGGAAAATTGCTGAAGAACCGCGTTTTTTACTACATATGA
- a CDS encoding IS91 family transposase codes for MTQLLEITVNIKFKRKRWVYNSCRNRHCPKCQTITKQRWLSARQAELLPVSYFHNVFTLPHELNPLILCNKPLMLGFLFQAASQTLLDFGKNPKNELGGQLGIIAILHTWTQTLMDHFHLHCLVPGGVIADNGKEWIGSKGEFLFPVKALSKVFRGKFISYLEDAYSKNQLCFPGNTRALGTRQGFRRLIKQLWSKNWVVYTKPPIERPEWVLDYLGRYTHRIAISNHRITDFSDGRVTFTIKNRKRKTTETVTLDAVEFIRRFLLHVLPKRFVRIRHYGFLANRGKKKNIGLCRLLMNLSPDIPEVRDQSVQAIMMAQAGIDILRCPSCKQGTMRKIYEIPEGSGNSSFHILRPVSVSDKDP; via the coding sequence ATGACTCAACTATTAGAAATTACAGTAAATATTAAATTCAAGCGGAAAAGATGGGTTTACAACTCGTGCCGCAACCGGCATTGCCCGAAATGCCAGACCATCACCAAGCAACGCTGGTTGTCCGCCCGGCAGGCTGAACTTTTGCCGGTTAGCTATTTTCACAATGTCTTTACCCTTCCCCATGAATTGAATCCTTTGATTTTGTGCAACAAACCACTCATGCTGGGATTCCTGTTTCAGGCCGCGAGCCAGACGTTACTCGATTTCGGCAAAAATCCGAAGAACGAACTCGGTGGCCAGTTGGGGATCATCGCTATTTTGCACACCTGGACACAAACATTGATGGATCACTTTCACCTTCACTGCCTGGTGCCTGGCGGCGTGATCGCCGACAATGGAAAGGAATGGATCGGCAGCAAAGGGGAGTTCCTCTTTCCGGTAAAAGCGCTTTCGAAAGTTTTCCGGGGAAAATTCATATCGTATCTGGAAGATGCATATAGCAAGAACCAGTTGTGCTTTCCCGGCAATACCCGTGCGTTAGGGACCCGCCAAGGGTTCCGGCGCTTGATCAAACAGCTGTGGTCGAAAAACTGGGTGGTCTATACCAAGCCGCCCATTGAGCGCCCGGAATGGGTGCTCGATTACCTTGGGCGCTATACGCATCGCATTGCCATATCGAATCATCGCATCACTGATTTTTCTGACGGCCGTGTGACGTTCACGATCAAAAACAGAAAACGCAAGACGACTGAAACGGTCACCCTCGATGCGGTCGAATTCATTCGGCGATTCTTGTTGCATGTACTGCCCAAGCGGTTCGTGCGCATCCGGCATTATGGCTTTTTGGCGAACCGTGGCAAGAAAAAGAACATTGGCCTGTGCCGTTTGTTGATGAACTTGTCCCCCGATATTCCCGAGGTGCGGGATCAGTCCGTCCAGGCAATCATGATGGCACAGGCCGGTATCGACATATTGAGGTGCCCAAGCTGCAAACAAGGAACGATGAGAAAGATATACGAAATCCCGGAAGGGTCCGGAAACAGTTCATTCCATATTTTGAGGCCGGTGTCGGTAAGCGATAAGGATCCTTAG
- a CDS encoding IS1634 family transposase yields MTIGVFSVIQDGMYIRRTTIKSKKDGETYFTHRLVESVRVGNKVKQRTIINLGKNFPFPREQWPDIACRVEGIINGQSSLFKLPEKIEQAAQHYAAQIIQTRSSQNNNTDKNDSIDAPDYRLIDIDSLELIRPRSVSIEHVSHETFLKLQLDKIFEGLGYNNHQIAAAIGSIVGRMAVPGSELSTHYWLQNRSGLGELIGYDYESMSLKRIYEISDRIYKDKEAIERHLYNRERFLFGFEEIITLYDLTNTFFEGSCKYNELGKHGKSKEKRSDCPLVTLALVLDSSGFPRRSKIFSGNVSEPSTLEEMISSLNKPSESSLEDDKQMSVFDKKKPVVVMDAGIATNDNVQWLQANHYRYLVVSRKRYREFDHDKAVEVKRDKDYIVKAYKKYVKETEETEIYCHSSEREKKDQSIQNRFSERFEADLKSLNDGLNQKGRLKIYEKVVEKVGRLKQKYTKAAKNYEITIHKDKGSKKATKITWKIKKNSDSSDSNPGVYCLRTNLNDLDETILWRTYTMLTDLEAVFRSLKSELGLRPVFHQITRRVKGHLFITLLAYHHVHTIRFRLKENGIHTSWSDLRKELDGQNRTTAVMRSKNGETIHVRKSTKAESRQLKIYDALGVPHSPGKVVKYEV; encoded by the coding sequence TTGACAATCGGTGTTTTTTCTGTAATTCAAGATGGCATGTATATCCGACGAACAACAATTAAGAGCAAAAAAGATGGCGAAACATATTTCACTCATCGCCTTGTTGAATCAGTTAGAGTTGGAAATAAGGTGAAGCAGCGCACTATTATAAATCTCGGTAAAAATTTTCCTTTTCCACGAGAACAATGGCCAGATATTGCTTGTCGTGTTGAGGGAATTATTAATGGTCAATCAAGTTTGTTTAAATTGCCGGAAAAAATTGAGCAAGCCGCACAGCATTATGCTGCACAAATCATACAAACCCGGTCGAGTCAAAACAACAATACAGACAAAAACGATAGTATAGATGCCCCCGATTACCGTTTGATTGATATCGATAGTCTTGAACTTATAAGACCGCGTAGCGTTAGTATTGAACATGTATCACATGAAACATTTCTCAAATTACAATTGGATAAAATATTTGAAGGTCTTGGATATAATAATCATCAAATAGCAGCTGCAATCGGAAGTATAGTTGGTCGAATGGCGGTTCCCGGCAGTGAGTTATCAACGCATTACTGGCTGCAAAATCGAAGCGGTTTAGGCGAATTAATCGGCTATGACTATGAAAGTATGTCGCTAAAACGAATCTATGAAATATCTGACCGTATTTACAAAGACAAAGAAGCGATTGAAAGGCATTTATACAACCGAGAACGTTTTTTGTTTGGTTTTGAAGAAATAATTACACTTTATGATTTGACAAACACATTTTTTGAGGGAAGCTGTAAGTATAATGAACTTGGCAAGCATGGAAAATCAAAAGAAAAACGCTCAGACTGTCCCTTGGTAACTTTGGCTTTAGTTTTGGACAGTAGCGGCTTTCCAAGAAGAAGTAAAATATTTTCCGGAAACGTTAGTGAGCCATCAACACTGGAAGAAATGATTTCAAGCTTGAATAAACCATCAGAAAGTTCATTAGAAGACGATAAGCAGATGAGTGTTTTTGATAAAAAGAAACCAGTTGTCGTAATGGATGCCGGGATAGCAACAAACGATAATGTACAATGGTTGCAGGCGAATCATTACCGATACCTTGTTGTCAGCAGGAAAAGATATAGAGAATTTGATCATGATAAAGCTGTTGAAGTAAAAAGAGATAAGGATTACATTGTTAAAGCGTACAAAAAATATGTCAAGGAAACAGAAGAGACTGAAATTTATTGTCATTCAAGTGAGCGAGAAAAAAAGGATCAGAGCATTCAAAATCGATTTTCAGAAAGATTTGAAGCAGACTTAAAATCATTGAACGATGGTTTAAATCAAAAAGGTCGGCTAAAGATTTATGAGAAGGTTGTTGAAAAAGTAGGACGGCTGAAACAAAAATATACCAAAGCTGCTAAAAATTATGAGATTACCATCCATAAAGATAAAGGATCAAAGAAGGCGACAAAGATTACCTGGAAGATAAAAAAAAATTCTGACTCTTCAGATTCAAATCCAGGCGTTTATTGTTTGAGAACAAACTTGAACGATCTGGATGAAACTATTCTTTGGCGTACATATACGATGTTGACTGATCTTGAAGCTGTATTTCGAAGTTTAAAATCGGAGTTGGGTTTACGGCCGGTGTTTCATCAAATAACGAGGAGAGTAAAAGGACATCTCTTTATCACATTATTAGCTTATCACCACGTTCATACAATCAGGTTTAGACTTAAAGAAAATGGGATTCATACAAGTTGGTCCGATTTGAGAAAAGAATTAGACGGCCAAAATCGAACAACAGCAGTAATGAGAAGTAAAAATGGCGAGACAATACATGTTAGAAAAAGCACAAAAGCAGAGTCTCGTCAACTAAAAATTTATGATGCACTGGGTGTGCCTCATAGTCCAGGAAAAGTGGTAAAATATGAGGTATAA